In a genomic window of Glycine max cultivar Williams 82 chromosome 13, Glycine_max_v4.0, whole genome shotgun sequence:
- the LOC100786697 gene encoding uncharacterized protein, translating into MACGCSSTAMAEKISWNCAVFVALMLVLSSCESNTSDFTTQMMFHESVSNSNNKACDEIYVVREGETLQTISEKCGDPYIVEENPHIHDPDDVFPGLVIKINPFTNRA; encoded by the coding sequence ATGGCTTGTGGGTGTTCATCAACAGCAATGGCAGAGAAGATTTCATGGAACTGTGCTGTATTTGTGGCACTTATGCTGGTGTTGAGTAGCTGCGAGTCAAACACAAGTGACTTCACGACTCAGATGATGTTTCATGAAAGTGTCAGCAATAGCAACAACAAAGCGTGTGATGAGATTTACGTGGTTCGTGAGGGAGAGACACTACAAACAATCAGCGAAAAATGTGGGGATCCTTATATTGTTGAAGAGAACCCACATATCCATGACCCTGATGATGTTTTCCCTGGCCTAGTTATCAAGATTAATCCTTTCACCAATAGAGCATAA